In Leptodactylus fuscus isolate aLepFus1 chromosome 2, aLepFus1.hap2, whole genome shotgun sequence, one genomic interval encodes:
- the DNAJC22 gene encoding dnaJ homolog subfamily C member 22 isoform X1 has translation MGKRLIVAFGLWAIGGPLGLHHIYLGRDSHALLLMLTLGGFGMGWMWDFWKIPGLVSQVNKQSKKASKIKEGEPPVSSIRFMAQVTTGIYFGLVAAIGLSSLTSYYVIALPLAVGLGVHLVATVGEQTSNLKNTLVAAFLTSPIFYGRAVSMIPISLVASITSQQHRQYRRQQHKDENLSLRLYRIGLAYLAFTGPLSYSALVNTSRTVSYVAGCIGSLLDWLSFFPSLSAVVERILLLPYRVWGIFTGGGFHDHYFKEWEKIYEFVASFQNEKEEMAYKILGVSSDATIEEINRHYRDLVKLWHPDHNRHRPIEAERHFIEIQAAYETLTHLWKVKNRGQ, from the exons ATGGGGAAACGACTTATAGTAGCTTTTGGCCTTTGGGCCATAGGTGGTCCACTTGGATTACACCATATATACTTGGGCCGGGACAGTCATGCCTTGCTTCTGATGCTTACTTTAGGAGGTTTCGGAATGGGATGGATGTGGGACTTTTGGAAGATTCCAGGACTTGTATCCCAAGTAAATAAACAAAGTAAAAAAGCAAGCAAAATAAAAGAAGGCGAACCACCGGTAAGCTCTATTCGTTTCATGGCACAGGTTACTACTGGCATTTATTTCGGTCTAGTGGCAGCTATTGGGCTGTCTTCCCTTACCAGTTATTATGTGATTGCTCTGCCACTGGCTGTTGGTTTGGGAGTTCATCTTGTGGCAACTGTAGGAGAGCAAACGTCTAACCTGAAGAACACACTAGTAGCAGCCTTTCTGACATCTCCAATATTTTACGGCCGTGCTGTCTCCATGATCCCAATCAGTCTGGTTGCAAGCATCACCTCTCAACAACACCGACAATATCGACGGCAGCAGCATAAAGATGAAAATCTCAGTTTACGTCTTTACCGCATTGGACTGGCCTACCTGGCTTTTACTGGCCCATTGTCGTATAGTGCACTTGTCAATACAAGCCGCACTGTCAGCTATGTGGCTGGATGCATTGGATCCTTGCTTGACTGGCTGAGCTTTTTCCCCAGTCTGAGCGCAGTCGTGGAAAGAATTCTCTTGCTGCCATACAGAGTCTGGGGGATTTTTACAGGGGGAGGTTTCCATGATCATTACTTcaaagaatgggagaaaatctatGAGTTTGTGGCCAGTTTCCAGAATGAAAAGGAAGAGATGGCCTACAAG ATTTTAGGAGTAAGTTCTGATGCCACCATAGAAGAAATAAATCGCCATTATCGAGACCTTGTGAAGTTGTGGCACCCAGATCACAACAGACATCGACCTATAGAGGCTGAAAGGCATTTCATTGAGATACAGGCAGCTTATGAGACTCTCACTCATCTTTGGAAAGTGAAGAATCGTGGACAATAA
- the DNAJC22 gene encoding dnaJ homolog subfamily C member 22 isoform X2, with amino-acid sequence MGWMWDFWKIPGLVSQVNKQSKKASKIKEGEPPVSSIRFMAQVTTGIYFGLVAAIGLSSLTSYYVIALPLAVGLGVHLVATVGEQTSNLKNTLVAAFLTSPIFYGRAVSMIPISLVASITSQQHRQYRRQQHKDENLSLRLYRIGLAYLAFTGPLSYSALVNTSRTVSYVAGCIGSLLDWLSFFPSLSAVVERILLLPYRVWGIFTGGGFHDHYFKEWEKIYEFVASFQNEKEEMAYKILGVSSDATIEEINRHYRDLVKLWHPDHNRHRPIEAERHFIEIQAAYETLTHLWKVKNRGQ; translated from the exons ATGGGATGGATGTGGGACTTTTGGAAGATTCCAGGACTTGTATCCCAAGTAAATAAACAAAGTAAAAAAGCAAGCAAAATAAAAGAAGGCGAACCACCGGTAAGCTCTATTCGTTTCATGGCACAGGTTACTACTGGCATTTATTTCGGTCTAGTGGCAGCTATTGGGCTGTCTTCCCTTACCAGTTATTATGTGATTGCTCTGCCACTGGCTGTTGGTTTGGGAGTTCATCTTGTGGCAACTGTAGGAGAGCAAACGTCTAACCTGAAGAACACACTAGTAGCAGCCTTTCTGACATCTCCAATATTTTACGGCCGTGCTGTCTCCATGATCCCAATCAGTCTGGTTGCAAGCATCACCTCTCAACAACACCGACAATATCGACGGCAGCAGCATAAAGATGAAAATCTCAGTTTACGTCTTTACCGCATTGGACTGGCCTACCTGGCTTTTACTGGCCCATTGTCGTATAGTGCACTTGTCAATACAAGCCGCACTGTCAGCTATGTGGCTGGATGCATTGGATCCTTGCTTGACTGGCTGAGCTTTTTCCCCAGTCTGAGCGCAGTCGTGGAAAGAATTCTCTTGCTGCCATACAGAGTCTGGGGGATTTTTACAGGGGGAGGTTTCCATGATCATTACTTcaaagaatgggagaaaatctatGAGTTTGTGGCCAGTTTCCAGAATGAAAAGGAAGAGATGGCCTACAAG ATTTTAGGAGTAAGTTCTGATGCCACCATAGAAGAAATAAATCGCCATTATCGAGACCTTGTGAAGTTGTGGCACCCAGATCACAACAGACATCGACCTATAGAGGCTGAAAGGCATTTCATTGAGATACAGGCAGCTTATGAGACTCTCACTCATCTTTGGAAAGTGAAGAATCGTGGACAATAA